One window of the Tachypleus tridentatus isolate NWPU-2018 chromosome 10, ASM421037v1, whole genome shotgun sequence genome contains the following:
- the LOC143228371 gene encoding solute carrier family 35 member G1-like codes for MSAVNGLLLNITDGVSQTMISGIAALGPSVTALPLLIYRREPILFSKKKMSMVVSRSLFGTFGDVARFISFTCLPLGEASVLYYSLPVCSLICGYFIYREPCGLWEMGLIVLDFTGVFLVASPSVVNSVFDFSNYIEKKRIIGAVLPSLAVCLMQ; via the coding sequence ATGTCCGCTGTAAATGGTCTGCTTCTTAACATTACTGATGGAGTTTCTCAAACCATGATATCTGGAATAGCTGCCTTGGGACCAAGTGTCACAGCACTGCCATTGTTGATCTATAGAAGGGAACCTATTCTCttctcaaaaaagaaaatgtcAATGGTAGTTTCTAGATCTCTCTTTGGGACTTTTGGTGATGTTGCTCGATTCATCTCTTTCACCTGTCTTCCTCTTGGAGAAGCATCTGTGTTGTACTACTCCCTTCCTGTTTGTAGTTTGATTTGTGGATACTTTATATATCGGGAACCTTGTGGACTATGGGAAATGGGTTTGATTGTGCTAGATTTTACTGGTGTATTCCTAGTTGCATCCCCATCCGTTGTCAACAGCGTTTTTGACTTTAGCAATTACATCGAGAAGAAAAGAATTATTGGAGCTGTTTTGCCATCCTTGGCAGTGTGTTTGATGCAGTAA